One genomic window of Arachis stenosperma cultivar V10309 chromosome 10, arast.V10309.gnm1.PFL2, whole genome shotgun sequence includes the following:
- the LOC130958156 gene encoding stromal cell-derived factor 2-like protein: MALGFFGLALFLFLTLDSDIGASPSASASASAASSEGVEVHITYGSVIKLMHEKTKFRLHSHDVPYGSGSGQQSVTGFPNVDDSNSYWIVRPEPGTSAKQGDTIKSGTIIRLQHMRTRKWLHSHLHASPISGNLEVSCFGGESESDTGDYWRLFIEGSGKTWKQDQRIRLQHVDTGGYLHSHDKKYSRIAGGQQEVCGLREKRADNVWLAAEGVYLPVTESK, translated from the exons ATGGCTTTGGGATTCTTCGGCCTCgctctcttcctcttccttaCCCTCGATTCTGACATCGGTGCTTCTCCATCCGCTTCAGCCTCCGCCTCTGCTGCCTCCTCGGAAGGCGTCGAG GTGCACATCACTTATGGGTCGGTTATAAAGCTTATGCACGAGAAGACCAAGTTTCGTTTGCATTCCCATGATGTTCCGTACGGTTCTGGCAGTGGACAACAATCGGTTACTGGTTTTCCCAATGTTGATGATTCCAATAGTTACTGG ATTGTTAGACCTGAGCCAGGAACTTCTGCTAAACAAGGTGACACCATTAAAAGTGGTACAATCATTAGATTGCAGCACATGAGGACCAGGAAGTGGCTGCACAGCCATTTGCATGCTTCCCCAATATCAGGCAATCTCGAG GTGAGTTGCTTTGGAGGAGAGTCTGAGTCTGACACTGGGGACTATTGGAG GCTTTTTATAGAAGGAAGTGGGAAGACATGGAAACAAGATCAGAGGATCAGGCTTCAGCATGTGGACACCGGAGGCTATCTACATAGTCATGATAAGAAATACTCGCGGATTGCTGGAGGGCAGCAAGAG GTTTGTGGTTTACGTGAAAAACGTGCAGACAATGTCTGGTTGGCAGCTGAAGGCGTCTACCTTCCTGTTACTGAAAGCAAATGA